CCTTTTGGTGCTTCCGGGTCTTTTATGGCTGCTGACATTCCTTGTTCTCCCGGGTTTGGTGCTGATCCCCCTGTCCTTCGCTGAGCGGGGTGCTTTTGGCGAGGTGGTTTGGACGTTCACGTGGGACAACTACCGGAGGCTCCTGGGGTTTGGGGTGCTGGGCTTTAGCTTGGATAACCTTATGGCCCTTTTTCGCACCCTCTGGGTGGCCTTGGTAACCACGGTGTTGGCGGGGATAGTGGCCTATCCCGTTGCCTTTTTTATCCGCTCGCAACCAGCCCACCGCCGCTACTTCTTTCTAGCGCTGGTCCTGATTCCTTTCTGGACCAACATTGTGATCCGCACCTATGCGTGGCAGTTGCTTCTGGCTCCAGAGATGCCCTTTGCGCGCATTCTGAGCGCTCTGGGATTGGTGGAGCCCGGTATGGCCCTTTTCCCCAGCAGCTTGGCCGTTTACATGGGTATGCTGAGCGCTTTCTTGCCTTTTATGGTCTTGCCGGTGTACTCCAGCGTTGAACGGCTAGATGAGAGCTTGCTGGAGGCGGTGCGCGACCTTTATGGGGGGCCCGTGCGCGTTTTTCTGCACGGTGTCCTGCCCCAGACCTTGCCTGGGCTAACTG
The window above is part of the Thermus albus genome. Proteins encoded here:
- a CDS encoding ABC transporter permease, which produces MDRVVVWYGELTTARNLLWRGVLLVLPGLLWLLTFLVLPGLVLIPLSFAERGAFGEVVWTFTWDNYRRLLGFGVLGFSLDNLMALFRTLWVALVTTVLAGIVAYPVAFFIRSQPAHRRYFFLALVLIPFWTNIVIRTYAWQLLLAPEMPFARILSALGLVEPGMALFPSSLAVYMGMLSAFLPFMVLPVYSSVERLDESLLEAVRDLYGGPVRVFLHGVLPQTLPGLTVGAILTFIPAMGMFVVPDLLGGARHLLVGNLIQQAFYSMRDWPYGAALSLVLILLTLLALRLYRRHGKEVELA